In Macaca thibetana thibetana isolate TM-01 chromosome 8, ASM2454274v1, whole genome shotgun sequence, one DNA window encodes the following:
- the LOC126961548 gene encoding 60S ribosomal protein L10a-like: MSSKVSRDTLYEAVREVLHGNQRKRRKFLEAVELQISLKNYDPQKDKRFSGTVRLKSTPRPKFSVCVLGDQQHCDEAKAVDIPHMDIEALKKLNKNKKLVKKLAKKYDAFLASESLIKQIPRILGPGLNKAGKFPSLLTHNENMVAKVDEVKSTIKFQMKKVLCLAVAVGHVKMTDDELVSKTPKNTWGSSENMGAQALSLGLPSLHKYSGAIHMEYSGAVLQEVEGQGDDEVVGLIQCATSDVGSAPKKQRKVVTLQEKVELLDTYHRLRCATVVAISENSSCKQMLINLIGIILLFLQTWIPLIQHLSHGHFVEGQAVVGTENSEEFTTDHN, from the exons ATGAGCAGCAAAGTCTCTCGCGACACCCTGTACGAGGCGGTGCGGGAAGTCCTGCACGGGAACCAGCGCAAGCGCCGCAAGTTCCTGGAGGCGGTGGAGTTGCAGATCAGCTTGAAGAACTATGACCCCCAGAAGGACAAGCGCTTCTCGGGCACCGTCAGGCTTAAGTCCACTCCCCGCCCCaagttctctgtgtgtgtcctgGGGGACCAGCAGCACTGTGACGAGGCCAAGGCCGTGGATATCCCCCACATGGACATCGAGGCGCTGAAAAAACTCAACAAGAATAAAAAACTGGTCAAGAAACTAGCCAAGAAGTATGATGCGTTTTTGGCCTCAGAGTCTCTGATCAAGCAGATTCCACGAATCCTCGGCCCAGGCCTAAATAAGGCAGGAAAGTTCCCTTCCCTGCTCACACACAACGAAAACATGGTGGCCAAAGTGGATGAGGTGAAGTCCACAATCAAGTTCCAAATGAAGAAGGTGTTATGTCTGGCTGTAGCTGTTGGTCACGTGAAGATGACAGACGATGAGCttgtgtctaaaacaccaaaa AACACCTGGGGGTCTTCTGAAAACATGGGTGCTCAGGCACTATCGCTAGGGCTTCCAAGTTTGCACAAGTACAGTGGTGCCATTCACATGGAATACAGTGGAGCTGTGCTCCAGGAAGTTGAGGGCCAGGGAGATGACGAGGTTGTCG GACTCATACAATGCGCAACTAGTGATgttggaagtgctcccaagaagcagagaaaagtcgtGACTTTACAAGAAAAAGTGGAATTACTTGATACGTACCACAGATTGAGGTGTGCCACTGTGGTTGCCATTTCAGAAaattcatcttgtaaacagaTG TTAATAAACCTCATTGGCATTATCTTACTCTTCCTACAAACATGGATCCCGCTTATTCAGCATTTGAGTCATGGACATTTTGTTGAGGGCCAGGCAGTTGTAGGCACTGAGAATTCTGAGGAATTCACAACTGATCACAATTAG